One segment of Anopheles stephensi strain Indian chromosome 3, UCI_ANSTEP_V1.0, whole genome shotgun sequence DNA contains the following:
- the LOC118510827 gene encoding uncharacterized protein LOC118510827 — MGIKHSFKYQYSYRLLDSIVQAVRHTNMNFLAQIILITIIALVVSTRGQISEGSVALPTFPDDIADVAMCDHFCEPTTPTDTKPHQAPSQQKKQHARKEKLTPQLK, encoded by the exons ATGGGAATTAAACACTCCTTCAAATATCAGTATTCGTACCGTCTATTGGACTCAATCGTCCAGGCAGTAAGACACACTAACATGAATTTTTTAGCGCAAATCATACTCATCACAATTATCG CACTTGTTGTATCAACGAGAGGCCAAATTTCGGAGGGCTCTGTAGCGTTGCCAACTTTCCCGGATGATATC GCTGATGTAGCAATGTGTGACCATTTCTGTGAACCTACAACTCCAACGGACACGAAGCCACATCAAGCACCAAGCCAACAAAAGAAACAGCATGCCCGGAAGGAAAAACTCACTCCACAGTTAAAGTGA